From Pseudomonas hormoni:
CAGGCAATGAGTCAGATGCCCTTTGAACATCGCTCTTTGCGCGCTGAAGCACAATGACGGGCCGCAACCCTTTTGGTGATGACGATGAATAGAAACGATCTTCGCAAAATCGACTTCAGTCTTTTGATCGTTTTCGAAACGCTGATGCACGAACGAAATCTTACCCGTGCCGGTGAGAAATTATTTCTCTGTCAATCGGCAATCAGTGCCTCCTTGAATCGTTTGCGTCAGTTTTTCGATGATCCGCTGTTCATTCGGATGGGTCGAACCATGGAGCCCACGAGCAGAGCATTTGAAATACAACTCACGTTGACTCCGGCGCTGGACAACATGGCGGCTGCGCTGAGCAACATTAGCGAATTTGATCCCACAACCAGTACCAACATCTTCAGAATTGGGCTTTCCGATGATGTTGAATATTCCTTGCTGCCAGGCCTGCTTCGCCAACTGCGCATGGAAGCGCCTCAAGTCAGTTTCATCGTGCGCCGTACCGACCATTCATTGCTGGCCAACCAGCTGGCTACAGGCGAGGTGTCACTGGGCGTGTGCCACTGCCGGGAACTCCCTGCCAATGCCAAACGAAAATTTCTGCGCAGCATCCGACCGACTGTTTTAAGTGCCAACACCATAGCGGGTCTT
This genomic window contains:
- a CDS encoding LysR substrate-binding domain-containing protein; this translates as MNRNDLRKIDFSLLIVFETLMHERNLTRAGEKLFLCQSAISASLNRLRQFFDDPLFIRMGRTMEPTSRAFEIQLTLTPALDNMAAALSNISEFDPTTSTNIFRIGLSDDVEYSLLPGLLRQLRMEAPQVSFIVRRTDHSLLANQLATGEVSLGVCHCRELPANAKRKFLRSIRPTVLSANTIAGLLDLNEYCNRPHVSVSVNGEASDYIDRALGSLGRQRQIILAVPQYSALKTLLEDTQMLAVVPDYVAKAMIRQGGLRADPVPMTLPTLDLSMSWSATLDNDPGERWLRSRIADYLSEKSRTLLEISAKKEAA